The Dermacentor silvarum isolate Dsil-2018 chromosome 11, BIME_Dsil_1.4, whole genome shotgun sequence region gttataaagttcgtgtgatattttctttacatATTAAAtgcacaaacaaagaaaaaaaaacgcaggaagCATTGATATCGacttatttctgccacaatttctgGGACatgcgaatatattcttttatgaaaaaatacatattttactggACAGTGCGTCGCGTTCCACAATTCGTTTGCAGtgtctaatatacaatggcattgacaatcgcaatgcagttattattcatgtatttgatccctcgacaaattgtATAACgaggaggccacgctgcaacgtgagcccccccccccccccccccccccccgaacaaaattactggctacgccactgcttctACCGTAATAATAAACGATAGTGCATTGCACTTCAGCGATGTCCTTGGTCAGCTACCTCCTGGGCGGCTTTCAAGGGTGAGGCTATGCGTGCTTGCCGACTACTTTAACGTTGAAAACATGGTCGGGCTCATAACTCGTACGGCACTCTTGTTCAACCACAGGCGAAACTTGTTAACCGGAAGCCTTCGGCCACTGAGCCCGGGCTTCCAGTCAGTCTACTGCCGGGTTCGGCACACGGTGACGTCGTGCGGCCGGGCGAGCCACGAGATGACGACGCAGGTCCCCACTGTGATCGCTAGCGACCCGGAGCAGTCGAACGCAGATGCCTACACTGCTGCTGGTGAAGGCACGGGCGCACCAGGCATCACCCGCTCGAGAATTCCGGACGCCAGTACCTTCGATTTGGGCGACAGTGGCGACGTGGGGCGGACGGCCGAGGAAACACCGGGCCGATCGTACCGGAGGACGGTGAGAGAGAGAGTCCGTAGCGTTTGCCGGGAAAATTATTAGATGGAGCTCTGGTTCTGCGATCGTTGTACTACCACGGCCGTAGTGGGTAGATGGTACATACAGGGTTCTTCGGCACACACTTTCAGTAAGTTAAAGATATTGCCCGTGGCGGACAGCAAAATTCTAGTCCGTGAgttggtgtactcgaagaggcggacaatacttgcacaaagaattgaaatgcataatcgacaaataaacaaaaatgcactaaGTGTTTAACTggttaccttatggcacatattgaaatttacaaattcgcCAGAAGAGCACTACTAATCGGTCAAGGAAACTCTACGGGAGCCCTGAATTCAAATAATTTTCCTTAAATGTATCTACATACTCGGACCAACGTTTTCGTTTTAACAAGTTTAAACGTCTCGCTAGCGCACCCCATGCAAAAACGAACCAAACGTACAGCTTGTTTTTATTCGCCCAAACAAACATATACGCAAGGAAAGAGCAAATAAACATACTAGTGAAGTTAGTTATTTCAGAGGAAGGCTTCGAAGAAAGTTAAGAAAATACTTAAAAACATTGAAAGTTTGCTTAACTCCAGCACTAATAAAGGTTTCACTGCCGAGCTTCAAAATTATAAGGTTAGCTGAGAATGCGTGTTCTTTGCACTAAAATACAGCGATACTGTCCCTTTTATGAATGCCCGTATAACTTGTCTTCTACCGCTCTAAGAGGCTTTCTGTGTGATACACTTCAAAGCAAGGCGTAAAGCGCAGTGCCACACCGCGGTTTTCGCACCATGTCCTGGTTTCCTATCGAGTACTTCACTTCCGATCAAATGAGGACTGTGTCAAACACACCAAGCATCTCCGTGTTGGCGTTTGACAAACTTTGAACATATTTGAGCATATTTGAGTAGCTGAGGATTTACCATTCTTTGTGTTGGGGAGTTCTGGCCAATGACAGCCTGAACGGGCCTCAGGGTGGACGGCAAATTAGTGTCGTTTTTACCAGTCGCCTCCTTGGAGACAAAGCCATTGAAAAAAAGCCAAATCTAACATGTGCCGGAAATTTTTGTAGTAACAAGTTTCCGTTAGTAGTTGCACGGATTGTTACTAGGTGAAATTCTGAACCATTTTGTGGACCACCCATTGTGTTTTTCGAATCTACGAATCGAACCTACTCGCCTAAAATAATAACTCTTGATCGAGCTCATCAGAAAGCTCAACCTGGCTGACTGAAGAAGCAGAAAACCTGGAGAAGTTATTTTTGCAATTTTATTCTCTCTTTCCTTAAGCCTGACGTGCCCAGTCTCTGGGCATGCGCATTCCTAAGAGCACACGCGCTCCTTCTATCTTTCTAGCACGTCAGTGCCCAGTGAGACCAGATGCTGGACACTTGTACCTAGAACAAAAACAGCGAGTTTGGTGACGTAAACTTAAAGCATGTGCGACTAAAAACTGTAATCCCCCGCCCACTAGGCTGTCGATTACGGCGCATCTGTTGGCACGCCAAGCTTCTGTCTGGTCGCAAGACAGCGGTCGTGCCATGGCTTTTATTGCCACGTACGTCATCTGCGCTGGTCCTTGTGTCCGTACCAAGCAAGTTTTAAAATAAAACCGAAAGCCTACTTGGTCCGCACGGAAGATTCCGCGGTATTACCTAGCCTCAGGATATCTGTCTAGTCTGCATGATGCGACTCATGTATCGTTTTTCGTTTGTCGCGTCGCAGAACAAGCCCGACTGCCAGGCCGTCGTGTACACGTACTGCCCGGTGGCCCGACGTGAATTCCACTACCGGGCGTCGGTGAACGCCTGCTGGCCACCGCGCTTGACCCCGTGGTGCAGCTGTGTGCTCGCGGGTTCAACAGGTTCACCTCGCGCTGCCAACTGCGAGCACAGCTGCGTCTTTGGCTACAGGCCCAAGGACGCCTGCTTCGACACGCCGCTGTTTTCTGGCTGCGACaggtaaaaacgcccgtgtgcttgcgttgtagtgcacgttaaagaaccccaggtggtcaaaattaatccggagccctccactacggcgtgcctcataatcagaactggttttggcacgtaaaaccacaggaagaagaagaacaggtACTTACAACACGACAACGCATTAGACCATACAACTAAGCCTGAGCTGTTCCCGGGGCGACTGAGTGCTACTTGCAAGGTTTTTCAAAAGGGGTAAACTAAGTTCAGATAGGGAGGGCCTTGTAACTGATTCGGAATAGCCAAACTATCGTATAAAGTATATGGTCGAAAGCCGCAGTCCACTTTCGTGACTTCTGAAACCGCCATATTGATAGGAATGTAGGAAATATAGGACTTGTGGTTACCTGGGGAGGTATTCgtgagagtccacctagtggacatgtccatttcgtctgcgactgaagtgctgattggctgtggcgcgtGGCTCCTGCTAaagcgcaccccagcccagccaatttgaacttcaacagcagacgaaatggacatgtccactaggtggactcttacagaatacctcccctggtgTAGTCTTTGCAAAAATGTGTACCTGAATTTATACAATTCCCTGGTCAAGTAAAGTTCCCTGGTCAAGTAAACGACATTACGACGATATTTTGTACGCCGTTGGCGCTATCGAGCGATTCAACCTGTTAGCCTCTGCCAGTGCAGAGCAGACGTAAATCTGAATGAATATTTCCGCCTGATTAGAACATTCATGGAAATACATCTCTAAAAGCTCCCTTTTATTTTGTGAATCATTCTGCACCACGCAATCGACGCACCCACTCCACTATTTTCACTCCTAGGTCATGCTTACACTCTTCTGAATTCTCCTTCATCCTGAACACTGTTGAGCAGTGACATAATTAAGAAGGCCTTGTGCGTGACTTTCTTGGTGATTTCGTAGAGCGTTTAACAAATGTTATTGTATGATTGCTTATTTCTCTGCCTATTTGTCACAAAGATTGCCCCCCAACTGTTTTCCCTGCTTTTATGTTTGCCTACAATCTGCGTTCACTCTTCCTATGTCTTTCTGTGCGAAatagcagtatttgtaaataaataaataaataaataaataaataaataaataaataaataaataaataaataaatttagtaTTTGctgggaggaaggaaggaaaaagaaaacgagcaATAGATAATAATCAATTGACGAGAGAACGTCTaggcagcaagaaaaaaaaaaaaaacgcgcgaatGCAATCGCTGTTCTTGTCTCgtcttggctttttttttcttggtttcgACTTACGCTGCGCCCAATTCTTTCTACACAAACGCACGATCAAGAGCAAAAGTCCGGGGAGCAGAAGTaccggtaattttttttttcttcttcgcatCCTAGGCATAcaggctgaaatcaagtggtacTGCCTCGTGCCCCTGTTTGACCACCGTCAAGACAATTTCACCTTGAACGGCTGTTCTAGACGAAATcaatgttcgttttttttttttgttgttgatgcCGTGGTCTATAGGCTTCTTGTTCTCGACTGTAGCACGTCGTTGCCGCGTCTTCGTTGGTGCAGGCAAGACGTGAGCGAGACCGCGTGGTACTTCGAGGGCGGCCGCTGCCACCTGTGGGGCTTCCCCGCGGGCGCCTGCCCCTCCAACGACAGCGCCGTCTTCTCGACGGCCGCCGAAGTGCGCCAGCCGCTGCGCGGGCGGCTCGCGCCACGGGTTCCCCCCGTGCGGCGTCCCGCGGCCGACGGCCTGCGGCCGGAACCAGCTGCGGTTCCCGTTCTTCGCTCACTTCTCGGTGGCCGAGGGTCGGATGCGGTGTCTGCGCACTTCGGCCGTCCTGGACGTCGGCCACAGGTGCTTGGCCGGCGACAACCGGTTCGCCTCGCTCGCCGACTGCG contains the following coding sequences:
- the LOC119432554 gene encoding uncharacterized protein LOC119432554, coding for MTTQVPTVIASDPEQSNADAYTAAGEGTGAPGITRSRIPDASTFDLGDSGDVGRTAEETPGRSYRRTNKPDCQAVVYTYCPVARREFHYRASVNACWPPRLTPWCSCVLAGSTGSPRAANCEHSCVFGYRPKDACFDTPLFSGCDRQDVSETAWYFEGGRCHLWGFPAGACPSNDSAVFSTAAEVRQPLRGRLAPRVPPVRRPAADGLRPEPAAVPVLRSLLGGRGSDAVSAHFGRPGRRPQVLGRRQPVRLARRLRRGLREDDDAVAPAGSSDALLRGRARPRPLAQADWTGKKTYSKQTVSRTERFGCPVPRETSDFSLYFFRNLLSRQNDTDIEDTRDSTQR